TTTTTATGGTCTACATACATTCCATCATAATTCGACACACTTTGGTAGGGATTTGCATATCTTTGTTTCGAAGACTTCTGCTTTTTCATATTACGCATGTCCCGTTTTAGACCCTCAAAAAGAAATTCAAGCTTCTGATTAATTTTAATATCCTTTTGTAGAACGTCAGCTATCAGCGCCCGTTCCCCCTCACTTTCAGGCTGAGGAAGTTTATGCAGGAGAGCAGATCTCTCAGCTAAAATCCCTTCGACATATGCGACCATTTCGGCACGATTTTTTTCTGTGACCGTTTCGTGAACTTTTTCATATAACTGTTGCGTAAGGTCATAAAACTGTTTCCATACGTCCACTACGCTCTGCCGCCCTGACCCTGCTGGACACGCCTCGTCTGCAGGATTACTTCTTTCCATGTGTCACGGAATTCTTCAGTAAGTCCTTGAACTTCTTCGAGGATTCCTAAATCATTAGTAATATTAGCCTCCATTAAACGACGGTTCATATAATCGTAGAGGGGCATGATGTCTTTTGCAACCTCGTAATCCTGCTCCATAGTCACCATCAGCTCGCGAATGATTTTCTGTGCTTTTTGGATATTTGTGTTTTTCTTTTCTATATCATGATTCTCAATTGCTTTTTTGGCTGTCTTAATAAATTTTAAGCACCCATTGTACAGCATGAGTGTAAGCTCTCCGGGAGAAGCCGTTTCTACTGAATTATTC
The Halobacillus halophilus DSM 2266 DNA segment above includes these coding regions:
- the fliS gene encoding flagellar export chaperone FliS, which translates into the protein MSIQAYQNNSVETASPGELTLMLYNGCLKFIKTAKKAIENHDIEKKNTNIQKAQKIIRELMVTMEQDYEVAKDIMPLYDYMNRRLMEANITNDLGILEEVQGLTEEFRDTWKEVILQTRRVQQGQGGRA
- a CDS encoding flagellar protein FliT, translated to MDVWKQFYDLTQQLYEKVHETVTEKNRAEMVAYVEGILAERSALLHKLPQPESEGERALIADVLQKDIKINQKLEFLFEGLKRDMRNMKKQKSSKQRYANPYQSVSNYDGMYVDHKK